The following coding sequences lie in one Variovorax terrae genomic window:
- the phoR gene encoding phosphate regulon sensor histidine kinase PhoR codes for MFWRFSSFVLFQLAGGLAGWWLGHDQGALIGVAVSGLVWFAMDLWRGLRILQWLRRGDATGAPAMNGLWGEIADRTRRALRAREQQTQESQLRLQEFLAAIQASPNGVVLLDAQGRIEWCNQTAADQLGIDAQRDMLQLIGNLVRDPVFAAYYAGNDFTHDAVMQGRDSTAARPVKISVHLHPYGEGRKLLLSRDITALEQAETMRRDFVANVSHEIRTPLTVLTGFVETLQTLPLDPQDRARYLGLMAQQSSRMQTLVNDLLTLSRLEGSPLPGMSEWTPVHVLMTQCEQEGRALSGVLMPAGAKPHRLHFGAAPDSDITGSQTELLSAMSNLVSNAIRYTPPGGSIEVKWQSLPDGRAEFSVKDSGPGIAPEHLSRLTERFYRVDRSRSRETGGTGLGLAIVKHVVQRHGAELRIESTPGAGSTFCIQFPASRLRPAAALRGLSSSGAAASRPATESLQK; via the coding sequence ATGTTCTGGCGTTTTTCCAGTTTTGTCCTGTTTCAGCTCGCAGGCGGCCTGGCCGGCTGGTGGCTGGGCCATGACCAGGGCGCGCTGATCGGGGTCGCCGTCTCGGGCCTGGTCTGGTTCGCGATGGACCTGTGGCGCGGCCTGCGCATCCTGCAATGGTTGCGGCGCGGCGACGCGACGGGCGCCCCGGCCATGAACGGCCTGTGGGGCGAGATTGCCGACCGCACGCGGCGCGCCCTGCGCGCACGCGAGCAGCAAACCCAGGAGAGCCAGCTGCGGCTGCAGGAATTCCTGGCGGCGATCCAGGCTTCGCCCAACGGCGTGGTGCTGCTCGACGCACAGGGCCGCATCGAATGGTGCAACCAGACGGCCGCCGACCAGCTCGGCATCGATGCCCAGCGCGACATGCTGCAACTCATCGGCAACCTGGTGCGCGACCCGGTGTTCGCCGCCTACTACGCCGGCAACGATTTCACGCACGATGCCGTCATGCAGGGACGCGACAGCACGGCGGCGCGTCCGGTCAAGATTTCGGTGCACCTGCACCCCTATGGCGAGGGCCGCAAGCTGCTGCTGTCGCGCGACATCACGGCGCTGGAACAGGCCGAGACCATGCGGCGCGACTTCGTGGCCAATGTGTCGCACGAGATCCGCACGCCGCTGACGGTGCTGACCGGTTTCGTGGAAACGCTGCAGACGCTGCCGCTGGATCCGCAGGACCGGGCGCGCTACCTCGGCCTCATGGCGCAGCAGTCGAGCCGCATGCAGACGCTGGTCAATGACCTGCTCACGCTGTCGCGGCTCGAAGGCAGCCCGCTGCCCGGCATGAGCGAATGGACGCCGGTGCATGTGCTCATGACCCAGTGCGAGCAGGAAGGGCGCGCCCTGTCGGGGGTGCTGATGCCGGCGGGGGCCAAGCCGCATCGCCTGCATTTCGGGGCGGCGCCCGACAGCGACATCACCGGTTCGCAGACCGAGCTGCTGAGCGCCATGTCCAACCTCGTCAGCAACGCCATCCGCTACACGCCGCCGGGGGGCAGCATCGAGGTGAAGTGGCAATCCCTGCCGGACGGGCGGGCCGAATTCTCGGTGAAGGATTCCGGCCCCGGCATTGCGCCGGAGCACCTCTCGCGCCTGACCGAGCGGTTCTACCGGGTGGACCGCAGCCGTTCGCGCGAGACCGGCGGCACCGGACTGGGCCTGGCCATCGTCAAGCATGTGGTGCAGCGCCATGGTGCCGAACTGCGGATCGAGAGCACGCCCGGCGCCGGCTCGACGTTCTGCATCCAGTTCCCGGCCAGCCGGCTGCGGCCCGCAGCGGCACTGCGAGGTCTCAGTTCATCGGGCGCCGCCGCTTCGCGGCCCGCCACAGAATCGCTACAAAAATAA
- the phoU gene encoding phosphate signaling complex protein PhoU, with product MPDKHLSTQFDSELNGVSSRVMELGGLVESQIRQAIYALSQFSAEAADQVIETETRVNAMEVEIDRELSSIIARRQPTARDLRLLIAISKTTANLERVGDEAEKIARMVKSIIESGAARALPSTELRVAADLASGLLRKALDAFARLDTAVAVSILKEDDLIDQEFDGFVRKLITYMMEDPRTISASLDLLFLAKAIERIGDHAKNIAEFIIYIVKGADVRHTSMEQIESALQSK from the coding sequence ATGCCCGACAAACATCTCTCCACCCAGTTCGACAGCGAGCTCAATGGCGTGTCTTCGCGCGTCATGGAACTGGGCGGCCTGGTCGAATCCCAGATCCGCCAGGCCATCTATGCCCTGTCGCAGTTCAGCGCCGAGGCGGCCGACCAGGTGATCGAGACCGAGACGCGCGTCAACGCGATGGAAGTCGAGATCGACCGCGAGCTGTCCTCCATCATTGCGCGGCGCCAGCCCACGGCGCGCGATCTGCGCCTGCTGATCGCCATCTCCAAGACCACGGCCAACCTTGAGCGCGTGGGCGACGAAGCCGAGAAGATCGCGCGCATGGTCAAGTCCATCATCGAGAGCGGTGCAGCCCGGGCGCTGCCGTCGACCGAGCTGCGGGTGGCGGCCGACCTGGCCTCCGGCCTGCTGCGCAAGGCGCTGGACGCGTTTGCGCGGCTGGACACGGCGGTGGCGGTGTCCATCCTCAAGGAAGATGACCTGATCGACCAGGAGTTCGACGGCTTCGTGCGCAAGCTCATCACCTACATGATGGAAGACCCGCGCACCATTTCCGCCAGCCTCGACCTGCTGTTCCTGGCCAAAGCCATCGAACGGATCGGCGACCATGCCAAGAACATTGCAGAATTCATCATTTACATCGTGAAGGGCGCCGATGTGCGCCACACCTCGATGGAGCAGATCGAGTCAGCCCTTCAATCCAAGTAA
- a CDS encoding fasciclin domain-containing protein, with amino-acid sequence MLNRRILFIAATAAFMAGCATQPAPVSVADTIAATPSLSTLNGLIAKAGLTDTLKGTGPFTVFAPSNDAFKAVPAKTLDDLANNPANLKAVLNYHVVPAKLMAANIKTASVKTVNGADVSLAKAGDFVTVEEAMVQTPDVAATNGVVHVVDRVLMPPRR; translated from the coding sequence ATGCTGAACCGCCGAATTCTGTTCATTGCCGCCACCGCGGCCTTCATGGCCGGCTGCGCCACCCAGCCCGCGCCGGTCTCGGTGGCCGACACCATCGCCGCCACGCCGTCGCTGAGCACGCTCAACGGCCTGATCGCCAAGGCCGGCCTGACCGACACGCTCAAGGGCACGGGCCCGTTCACCGTGTTCGCCCCCAGCAATGACGCCTTCAAGGCCGTTCCCGCCAAGACCCTGGACGATCTCGCCAACAATCCGGCCAACCTCAAGGCCGTGCTGAACTACCACGTGGTGCCGGCCAAGCTGATGGCCGCCAACATCAAGACCGCCTCGGTCAAGACGGTCAACGGCGCCGACGTCTCCCTGGCCAAGGCCGGGGATTTCGTCACCGTCGAAGAAGCCATGGTGCAGACCCCCGATGTCGCCGCCACCAACGGCGTGGTCCACGTGGTGGACCGCGTGCTGATGCCGCCCCGCCGCTGA
- the pstS gene encoding phosphate ABC transporter substrate-binding protein PstS produces the protein MKLSFKIATISLAGLAAFSFGTLAAAQEATGAGASFPAPVYAKWAADYNKATGVRINYQSVGSGAGIKQIDAKTVDFGASDMPQLDDDLAKKGQVQFPTVIGGVIPVVNVKGITPGQLKLNGQVLGDIYLGKITKWNDPAIKALNPSLALPDALIAPVRRADGSGTTFIFTNYLSKVNTEWKSKVGEGTAVNWPTGAGGKGNEGVAAFVNRLPNSIGYVEYAYVKQNKMTYALVQNAAGKYVQPDSGAFKAAAANATWDKTFYQILTNQPGDTSWPISNATYILMHKAQDKPAQAAQVFKFFDWAYKNGDKTADDLDYVPMPASVKQAIEKMWETQIKDASGKAIAFK, from the coding sequence ATGAAACTGAGCTTCAAGATTGCAACGATCAGCCTGGCCGGCCTGGCCGCCTTTTCTTTCGGCACCCTGGCCGCTGCGCAGGAAGCCACCGGCGCCGGCGCCAGCTTCCCGGCGCCCGTTTACGCCAAGTGGGCGGCCGACTACAACAAGGCCACCGGCGTGCGGATCAATTACCAGTCCGTCGGCTCTGGCGCGGGTATCAAGCAGATCGACGCCAAGACCGTGGACTTCGGCGCGTCCGACATGCCGCAACTGGACGACGACCTGGCCAAGAAGGGCCAGGTGCAGTTCCCGACGGTGATCGGCGGCGTGATCCCCGTGGTCAACGTCAAGGGCATCACCCCGGGCCAGCTCAAGCTGAACGGCCAGGTGCTGGGCGACATCTACCTGGGCAAGATCACCAAGTGGAATGATCCCGCGATCAAGGCGCTGAACCCCTCGCTGGCGCTGCCGGACGCCCTGATCGCCCCGGTGCGCCGCGCCGACGGTTCGGGGACGACCTTCATCTTCACGAACTACCTGTCCAAGGTGAATACCGAGTGGAAGAGCAAGGTCGGCGAGGGCACGGCCGTGAACTGGCCGACGGGCGCCGGCGGCAAGGGCAATGAAGGCGTGGCCGCTTTCGTGAACCGCCTGCCCAATTCGATCGGCTACGTGGAATACGCCTACGTCAAGCAGAACAAGATGACCTACGCGCTGGTGCAGAACGCGGCGGGCAAGTACGTCCAGCCCGACTCGGGCGCGTTCAAGGCCGCGGCAGCGAACGCCACCTGGGACAAGACCTTCTACCAGATCCTGACGAACCAGCCGGGCGATACGTCGTGGCCGATCTCCAACGCCACGTACATCCTCATGCACAAGGCGCAGGACAAGCCCGCGCAGGCCGCGCAGGTCTTCAAGTTCTTCGACTGGGCCTACAAGAATGGCGACAAGACGGCCGACGACCTCGACTACGTGCCCATGCCCGCCAGCGTGAAGCAGGCCATCGAGAAGATGTGGGAAACGCAGATCAAGGACGCTTCGGGCAAGGCCATCGCCTTCAAGTAA
- the phoB gene encoding phosphate regulon transcriptional regulator PhoB encodes MKNQPRVLIVEDEPAIAELIAVNLRHNGFQPTWSEDGVSAQRELDAVLPDVILLDWMLPGQSGLVLARKWRADPRTKAIPILMLTARGDEPDKVAGLDAGADDYITKPFSTQEMLARIRAVLRRRAPEQVSDSVTIGELMLDAATHRVSWQGQALKIGPTEFKLLHYLMKHSERVHSRSQLLDKVWGDHVFIEERTVDVHVKRLREALGSAGAMIETVRGAGYRLTAQSQATTPVAVQA; translated from the coding sequence ATGAAGAACCAGCCACGCGTCCTGATTGTCGAAGACGAGCCCGCCATTGCCGAGCTGATTGCCGTCAACCTGCGCCACAACGGCTTTCAGCCGACCTGGTCCGAAGACGGCGTATCGGCCCAGCGCGAGCTTGATGCCGTGCTGCCCGACGTGATCCTGCTCGACTGGATGCTGCCGGGCCAGAGCGGCCTCGTGCTGGCGCGCAAGTGGCGCGCCGATCCGCGCACCAAGGCGATTCCCATCCTGATGCTGACGGCGCGCGGCGACGAGCCGGACAAGGTGGCCGGGCTCGATGCCGGCGCGGACGACTACATCACCAAGCCCTTTTCCACCCAGGAAATGCTGGCCCGCATCCGCGCCGTGCTGCGCCGCCGTGCGCCGGAGCAGGTCAGCGACAGCGTGACCATCGGCGAGCTGATGCTCGATGCCGCCACCCATCGCGTGTCCTGGCAGGGGCAGGCGCTCAAGATCGGGCCGACCGAATTCAAGCTGCTGCATTACCTGATGAAGCATTCCGAGCGCGTGCACAGCCGCTCGCAGCTGCTGGACAAGGTCTGGGGCGACCATGTGTTCATCGAGGAGCGCACGGTCGACGTGCACGTCAAGCGCCTGCGCGAAGCCCTGGGCAGCGCCGGCGCCATGATCGAAACGGTGCGCGGCGCAGGCTACCGCCTGACTGCGCAGTCCCAGGCCACGACCCCGGTGGCGGTGCAGGCCTGA
- the pstC gene encoding phosphate ABC transporter permease PstC: protein MSSTLPANEAPFNLPGAAAGRGQPRDMTNPPPVKSVRLGPWADRLFGWAAKGAALLTLALLVGILLSLVVGAWPAIEKYGLSFLTRSVWDPVQNDYGGLVMIYGTLATSFIALLIAVPVSFGIALFLTELSPAWLKRPLGTAIELLAAVPSIVYGMWGLLVFGPILATYVQQPLQSLFNGVPVLGALVSGPPVGIGILSAGIILAIMIIPFIASVMRDVFEVTPALLKESAYGLGSTTWEVVFKVVLPYTKAGVIGGIMLGLGRALGETMAVTFVIGNMNQFNSPSLFEAANSITSALANEFAEAASGLHQAALIYLGLVLFFITFVVLSLSKILLARLKKNEGAKA from the coding sequence GTGTCCTCTACACTCCCGGCCAATGAGGCCCCTTTCAACTTGCCCGGCGCGGCCGCCGGGCGGGGGCAGCCGCGCGACATGACCAATCCTCCCCCCGTGAAATCGGTGCGCCTGGGGCCCTGGGCCGACCGGTTGTTCGGCTGGGCTGCCAAGGGCGCGGCCCTGCTGACCCTGGCGCTGCTGGTCGGTATCCTGCTGTCCCTGGTGGTGGGCGCCTGGCCCGCCATCGAGAAGTACGGCCTGAGCTTTCTCACGCGCAGCGTCTGGGACCCGGTGCAGAACGACTACGGCGGCCTGGTGATGATCTACGGCACGCTGGCCACCTCGTTCATCGCGCTGCTGATCGCCGTGCCGGTGAGCTTCGGCATCGCGCTGTTCCTGACCGAGCTGTCACCGGCCTGGCTCAAGCGCCCGCTAGGCACGGCCATCGAGCTGCTGGCGGCGGTGCCGTCCATCGTCTACGGCATGTGGGGCCTGCTGGTGTTCGGCCCGATCCTGGCCACCTACGTGCAGCAGCCGCTGCAGAGCCTGTTCAACGGCGTGCCGGTGCTCGGCGCGCTGGTGTCCGGCCCGCCGGTGGGCATCGGCATCCTGTCGGCCGGCATCATCCTGGCGATCATGATCATCCCGTTCATCGCCTCGGTGATGCGCGATGTGTTCGAAGTCACCCCGGCGCTGCTCAAGGAGTCGGCCTACGGCCTGGGCTCGACCACCTGGGAGGTGGTGTTCAAGGTCGTGCTGCCCTATACCAAGGCCGGCGTCATCGGCGGCATCATGCTGGGCCTGGGCCGGGCCCTGGGCGAGACCATGGCCGTGACCTTCGTCATCGGCAACATGAACCAGTTCAACTCGCCCAGCCTGTTCGAGGCGGCCAACAGCATCACCTCGGCCCTGGCCAACGAGTTCGCCGAAGCGGCCAGCGGCCTGCACCAGGCGGCCCTCATCTACCTGGGGCTGGTGCTGTTTTTCATCACGTTCGTGGTGCTGTCGCTGTCCAAGATCCTGCTGGCACGCCTGAAGAAGAATGAAGGAGCGAAAGCGTGA
- a CDS encoding ABC transporter substrate-binding protein, whose product MALHLQPLNRRKLLQCAAAMAAGTAAAVRAQPGKTPPPSRQAIVAQIVDMSPGQQDVSRDFLVGSRAAWQDINARGGLRGRPVQHLSIETDGSAAGARAALGQIRDNPACVALSGTVGDPLAGQVAALLRQDNLGIAHAAPWLQNSSVEVDERTFPIFAARQEQIGHALKSLSIMGVQELGAIYASAHEQTLYREDVERIAASMKLKLLSLRPESDLKALGQRLKQDTPAILLFVGGTPELVQFTQGLEKQARQRYVVALADVNLQTMAQMGAARNTPVIVTQAVPMVTASLPVVRAYRETLARLFDEAPTSLSLAGFIAARYTYEVLNDLDGALTRQNALAAFQRRASLDVGGYRISFNPQRRSGTYVTQSMLTTDGRVVG is encoded by the coding sequence TTGGCTTTGCACCTACAGCCCCTGAACCGGCGCAAGCTCCTGCAATGCGCCGCCGCGATGGCCGCCGGCACCGCGGCCGCCGTCCGGGCCCAGCCGGGCAAGACGCCCCCTCCTTCCCGCCAGGCGATCGTGGCCCAGATCGTCGACATGTCGCCCGGGCAGCAGGACGTGTCGCGTGACTTCCTGGTCGGCTCGCGTGCCGCCTGGCAGGACATCAATGCCCGGGGCGGCCTGCGCGGCCGTCCCGTCCAGCACCTGTCGATCGAAACCGACGGCAGCGCCGCCGGCGCGCGCGCGGCGCTCGGCCAGATCCGGGACAACCCGGCCTGCGTGGCCCTCTCGGGCACCGTCGGCGATCCGCTGGCCGGCCAGGTGGCGGCGCTGCTGCGCCAGGACAACCTCGGCATCGCGCATGCGGCGCCCTGGCTGCAGAACTCCAGCGTGGAGGTTGACGAGCGCACCTTCCCCATCTTCGCGGCGCGCCAGGAGCAGATCGGCCACGCGCTGAAATCGCTCTCCATCATGGGCGTGCAGGAGCTCGGCGCCATCTACGCCTCGGCCCACGAGCAGACGCTCTATCGGGAAGACGTGGAGCGCATCGCTGCCAGCATGAAGCTCAAGCTGTTGTCGCTGCGGCCCGAGAGCGACCTCAAGGCGCTGGGGCAGCGCCTCAAGCAGGACACCCCGGCCATCCTGCTGTTCGTGGGCGGCACGCCGGAGCTGGTGCAATTCACCCAGGGCCTGGAAAAGCAGGCGCGCCAACGCTATGTGGTGGCGCTGGCCGACGTCAACCTCCAGACCATGGCACAGATGGGCGCGGCCCGCAACACCCCGGTCATCGTGACGCAGGCCGTCCCCATGGTCACGGCCAGCCTGCCGGTGGTGCGCGCCTACCGCGAAACGCTGGCGCGGCTGTTTGACGAAGCCCCCACTTCGCTGAGCCTGGCCGGCTTCATCGCCGCGCGCTACACCTACGAGGTGCTGAACGACCTGGACGGCGCCCTCACGCGCCAGAACGCACTGGCCGCCTTCCAGCGCCGCGCCAGCCTGGACGTAGGCGGCTACCGCATCAGTTTCAACCCCCAGCGCCGCAGCGGCACCTACGTCACGCAGAGCATGCTGACCACGGACGGCCGCGTCGTCGGCTGA
- the ppx gene encoding exopolyphosphatase: MQNGTRLAAVDLGSNSFRLEIGRLDHGQIHRTEYLKETVRQGNGLDAERNLTLDAMQRGWDCLARFGERLAGFRKSQVRAVATQTLREARNRDEFLERAHQVLGFPIDVIPGREEARLIYQGVAHLLPQSDERRLVVDIGGRSTELILGQAFDARVMESYRVGSVAWSMKYFPDGQFTPHAFQMAEIAAKAVLDEALSVYRRDTWDVAYGSSGTIGAVGDALTAAGWPEGAVTRDGLNWLLERLLAARSADRLRLDGVKEDRRAVIGGGLCVLRAVFDLLGMDQMQAAQGALRHGVLYDLLDRDQEQTDLRTTTVQRLASKFDVDAAQAQRVGRVAHQLLRQLRAGDTANELARLQRKLDWAAQLHEIGCLISHSDYHKHGAYILDNADAPGFALPELHHLSLLVLGHRGKLRKLIVDFEDAVFVGQLLCLRLAVILCHARRDPDLKGLQLEATPGADHRLLLTCRPGWADTYPQSAHLLREEVLAWQKTPWTLQLAGC; this comes from the coding sequence ATGCAAAACGGAACTCGCCTCGCCGCTGTGGACCTGGGCTCCAACAGCTTTCGCCTCGAAATAGGCCGCCTGGATCACGGTCAGATCCACCGCACCGAGTACCTCAAGGAAACCGTCCGCCAGGGCAACGGGCTCGACGCCGAGCGCAACCTCACCCTGGATGCCATGCAGCGCGGCTGGGATTGCCTGGCCCGGTTCGGCGAGCGCCTGGCGGGCTTTCGCAAGTCGCAGGTGCGCGCCGTTGCCACGCAGACCCTGCGCGAAGCGCGCAACCGCGATGAATTCCTGGAGCGCGCCCACCAGGTGCTGGGCTTTCCGATCGACGTGATCCCGGGCCGGGAAGAAGCCCGGCTGATCTACCAGGGCGTGGCCCACCTACTGCCGCAGTCGGACGAGCGCCGCCTGGTGGTGGACATCGGCGGACGCTCGACCGAGCTGATCCTGGGCCAGGCCTTCGACGCGCGCGTGATGGAGTCCTACCGCGTCGGCAGCGTGGCCTGGTCCATGAAGTATTTCCCCGACGGCCAGTTCACCCCGCATGCCTTCCAGATGGCGGAAATCGCCGCCAAGGCCGTGCTCGACGAAGCGCTCAGCGTCTACCGGCGCGACACCTGGGACGTGGCCTACGGCTCGTCCGGCACCATCGGCGCGGTCGGCGATGCGCTCACGGCCGCCGGCTGGCCCGAAGGCGCCGTCACCCGCGACGGGCTGAACTGGCTGCTCGAGCGCCTGCTCGCCGCGCGCAGCGCGGACCGGCTGCGCCTGGACGGCGTGAAGGAAGACCGCCGCGCCGTCATCGGTGGCGGCCTCTGCGTGCTGCGCGCGGTGTTCGACCTGCTCGGCATGGACCAGATGCAGGCGGCCCAGGGCGCCCTGCGCCACGGCGTGCTGTACGACCTGCTGGACCGCGACCAGGAACAGACCGATCTGCGCACGACCACCGTTCAGCGGCTGGCCAGCAAGTTCGACGTCGACGCCGCCCAGGCCCAGCGGGTCGGCCGGGTCGCCCACCAGTTGCTCCGCCAGCTGCGCGCCGGCGATACGGCGAACGAACTGGCGCGGCTGCAGCGCAAGCTCGACTGGGCAGCGCAGCTGCATGAGATTGGCTGCCTGATCTCCCATAGCGACTACCACAAGCATGGCGCCTACATCCTGGACAACGCCGATGCGCCGGGCTTCGCCCTGCCCGAGCTGCACCACCTCAGCCTGCTGGTGCTCGGCCACCGCGGCAAGCTGCGCAAGCTGATCGTGGACTTCGAGGACGCCGTGTTCGTAGGCCAGTTGCTGTGCCTGCGGCTCGCCGTCATCCTCTGCCATGCGCGGCGCGACCCTGACCTTAAGGGCCTGCAGCTCGAAGCAACCCCGGGCGCCGACCACCGGCTGCTGCTGACCTGCCGGCCGGGTTGGGCCGACACCTATCCGCAATCGGCCCACCTGCTGCGCGAAGAGGTGCTGGCCTGGCAGAAGACACCCTGGACACTGCAGCTCGCGGGCTGCTGA
- the pstA gene encoding phosphate ABC transporter permease PstA, translating to MNTGQRLVNAALQEEARQAKYASRKRVNQLALTLSLLAMAFGVFWLIWILWETVRLGVGGLALATFTQMTPPPNEVGGIANAIYGSFLMVMLATFVGTPIGIMAGIYLAEYDTKGWLASVTRFVNDILLSAPSIVIGLFVYAVVVARFRSFSGWAGVIALALIVVPVVIRTTENMLQLVPAGLREAAYALGAPKWKVILSITLRAARAGVVTGVLLAVARISGETAPLLFTALNNQFWTSSLSEPMASLPVTIFKFAMSPYENWQHLAWAGVFLITVAVLGLNILARVLTRNKN from the coding sequence GTGAATACCGGCCAACGCCTCGTGAACGCCGCCCTGCAGGAAGAGGCCCGGCAGGCCAAGTACGCCAGCCGCAAGCGCGTCAACCAGCTCGCGCTGACCCTGTCGCTGCTGGCCATGGCCTTCGGCGTGTTCTGGCTGATCTGGATCCTGTGGGAAACCGTCCGCCTGGGCGTCGGCGGCCTGGCGCTGGCCACCTTCACCCAGATGACGCCGCCGCCCAACGAGGTGGGCGGCATCGCCAACGCCATCTACGGCTCGTTCCTGATGGTCATGCTGGCGACCTTCGTGGGCACGCCGATCGGCATCATGGCCGGCATCTACCTGGCCGAGTACGACACCAAGGGCTGGCTGGCCTCGGTCACGCGCTTCGTCAACGACATCCTGCTGTCGGCGCCGTCGATCGTGATCGGCCTGTTCGTCTATGCCGTGGTGGTGGCGCGCTTCAGGAGCTTTTCGGGCTGGGCCGGCGTGATTGCGCTGGCGCTGATCGTGGTCCCGGTGGTGATCCGCACCACCGAGAACATGCTGCAACTGGTGCCGGCGGGCCTGCGCGAGGCGGCTTATGCCCTGGGCGCGCCCAAGTGGAAGGTCATCCTGAGCATCACGCTGCGCGCCGCGCGCGCCGGTGTGGTCACGGGCGTGCTGCTGGCGGTGGCGCGGATCTCGGGTGAGACGGCCCCGCTGCTGTTCACGGCGCTGAACAACCAGTTCTGGACCTCGTCGCTCAGCGAGCCAATGGCGAGCCTGCCGGTGACGATCTTCAAGTTCGCCATGAGCCCCTACGAAAACTGGCAGCACCTGGCCTGGGCCGGCGTGTTCCTGATCACCGTGGCGGTTCTGGGGCTGAACATCCTCGCCCGCGTGCTGACCCGCAACAAGAATTGA
- the sixA gene encoding phosphohistidine phosphatase SixA, with translation MDLILWRHAEAEEWAEGCDDRARSLTSRGEKQAARMAGWLDRQLPEGARILVSPARRAEQTALALGRKYKLRPELAPDATAAQLLELVQWPAGKGTVLVVGHQPTLGQVIAQLLALQESECSVKKGAVWWLRNRDREGSSQTVVVTVQSPEVL, from the coding sequence ATGGATCTGATCCTCTGGCGCCACGCGGAAGCCGAAGAGTGGGCCGAAGGCTGCGATGACCGGGCGCGCTCGCTGACTTCTCGCGGCGAGAAGCAGGCCGCGCGCATGGCCGGCTGGCTGGACCGGCAACTGCCCGAAGGCGCGCGCATCCTGGTCAGCCCGGCGCGCCGCGCCGAGCAGACGGCCCTCGCGCTGGGCCGCAAGTACAAGCTGCGGCCGGAGCTGGCGCCCGATGCCACGGCGGCTCAATTGCTGGAGCTGGTTCAATGGCCGGCCGGCAAGGGAACGGTGCTGGTGGTGGGGCACCAGCCCACGCTCGGCCAGGTCATTGCGCAGCTGCTGGCGCTCCAGGAGTCCGAATGCTCGGTCAAGAAGGGCGCCGTCTGGTGGCTGCGCAACCGCGACCGCGAGGGCTCGTCCCAGACGGTGGTGGTGACGGTGCAGTCGCCCGAGGTGCTGTAG
- the pstB gene encoding phosphate ABC transporter ATP-binding protein PstB — protein METITSRGNPSKISVRNLNFYYGKFHALKAINLEIPEKKVTAFIGPSGCGKSTLLRTFNRMYELYPEQRAEGVIELDGENLLTSRQDVALIRAKVGMVFQKPTPFPMSIYDNIAFGVKLFESLSATDMDERVEWALRKAALWTEVKDKLNQSGSGLSGGQQQRLCIARGIAIKPEVLLLDEPCSALDPISTAKIEELIAELKNEYTVVIVTHNMQQAARCSDYTAYMYLGDLVEFGATEQMFFKPQRKETEDYITGRFG, from the coding sequence ATGGAAACCATCACCTCCCGCGGCAATCCGTCGAAGATCTCGGTCAGGAACCTGAACTTCTACTACGGCAAGTTCCATGCGCTGAAGGCCATCAACCTGGAGATTCCGGAGAAGAAGGTCACGGCCTTCATCGGCCCCTCGGGCTGCGGCAAGTCCACGCTGCTGCGCACCTTCAACCGCATGTACGAGCTGTACCCGGAGCAGCGCGCCGAAGGCGTCATCGAGCTGGACGGCGAAAACCTGCTGACCTCGCGGCAGGACGTGGCGCTGATTCGCGCCAAAGTCGGCATGGTGTTCCAGAAGCCGACGCCGTTCCCGATGTCGATCTATGACAACATCGCCTTTGGTGTGAAACTGTTCGAAAGCCTCAGTGCCACCGACATGGACGAGCGCGTCGAATGGGCGCTGCGCAAGGCGGCGCTGTGGACCGAGGTGAAGGACAAGCTCAACCAGAGCGGCTCCGGCCTCTCGGGTGGCCAGCAGCAGCGCCTGTGCATCGCGCGCGGCATCGCGATCAAGCCCGAAGTGCTGCTGCTCGACGAGCCCTGCTCAGCGCTGGACCCGATCTCCACCGCCAAGATTGAGGAGCTGATCGCCGAACTCAAGAACGAGTACACCGTGGTGATCGTGACGCACAACATGCAGCAGGCCGCGCGCTGCAGCGACTACACCGCCTACATGTACCTGGGCGATCTGGTCGAATTCGGCGCGACCGAGCAGATGTTCTTCAAGCCGCAGCGCAAAGAGACCGAAGACTACATCACGGGCAGATTTGGATGA